One genomic region from Bactrocera tryoni isolate S06 chromosome 3, CSIRO_BtryS06_freeze2, whole genome shotgun sequence encodes:
- the LOC120772392 gene encoding 39S ribosomal protein L41, mitochondrial, producing the protein MQNCTKLFRIMPVIGKSGRGISTTTPLDGKRNFRKFQVPNKRGTRSVKEAQKTLANPPVPIDKRGVRDTGVMVDGRFVEIPERIPELIVPDLTDCKLKPYVSYRAPEVIQSEFTSLDLFNAVYSKKIIEDFKEGKLNDDGSPVTPSKDEQLTADEALIRARKTGSDIF; encoded by the coding sequence ATGCAGAACTGCACAAAGTTATTCCGTATTATGCCAGTGATTGGCAAAAGTGGTCGCGGTATTAGCACTACAACACCACTTGATGGTAAACGTAATTTTCGCAAATTTCAAGTACCAAACAAACGGGGTACACGCAGCGTCAAGGAAGCACAAAAAACGCTAGCAAATCCTCCAGTACCTATTGATAAGCGCGGTGTACGGGACACGGGCGTCATGGTTGATGGCAGATTTGTTGAAATTCCAGAACGCATACCCGAATTAATAGTACCGGATCTGACTGACTGCAAGTTGAAACCTTACGTATCCTACAGAGCACCAGAAGTAATTCAATCAGAATTTACCAGCTTGGATTTGTTCAATGCGGTTTATTCTAAGAAGATAATTGAAGATTTTAAAGAAGGAAAACTGAATGATGATGGTAGTCCTGTGACACCTTCAAAAGATGAACAGTTGACTGCTGATGAGGCTTTAATACGCGCACGTAAAACCGGTTCAGATATATTCtaa
- the LOC120772391 gene encoding serine/threonine-protein kinase prpf4B, with translation MRESESKSSRRDRDRDRDRGRDRDKERDRERERERDRDRERDRERDRDRHYARKYRSKSRSQSRSSRSKKSKKSKKSKKYSRRSPSSSSSSSSSSYSVASRSSRNSHKSRSQARSTRAPSSEENSRTAASASLAVATLKGIDAIDAQVRKALDAIEEEAFQPKTFFSTRDREAPEKKPLPEKVIIDLESETVKLPKPTDASKDTKADEKIFHPNFIGDADLKAEKWLRKLYNYRQRYYQE, from the exons ATGCGGGAGAGTGAATCCAAGAGTTCTCGACGAGATAGGGATCGTGATCGAGACCGTGGACGAGATAGAGATAAGGAACGGGATCGGGAACGTGAACGTGAACGAGATCGTGACCGCGAGAGAGATAGGGAAAGGGACCGAGATCGCCACTACGCACGGAAATATCGTTCAAAATCTAGATCACAATCCCGTAGCAGTCGttcaaaaaaaagcaaaaaatcgaAGAAGTCAAAAAAATACTCAAGACGCAGTCCAAGCAGTAGCAGCTCATCATCCTCCTCTAGTTATTCTGTTGCTAGTCGTAGCAGTCGAAATTCACACAAATCCCGTTCACAAGCCAGAAGTACGCGTGCACCTAGTTCAGAAGAGAATTCACGCACAGCAGCGTCCGCTTCATTGGCCGTTGCTACCCTCAAAGGTATAGATGCTATTGATGCACAGGTGCGAAAGGCCTTGGACGCCATTGAGGAGGAAGCGTTTCaaccaaaaacattttttagcaCACGTGATAGAGAAGCTCCAGAAAAGAAACCACTACCAGAAAAGGTTATTATTGATTTGGAATCGGAAACAGTGAAGTTACCAAAACCTACTGATGCATCAAAAGACACCAAAGCCGATGAGAAAATATTCCACCCAAAT TTCATTGGTGATGCAGACTTAAAGGCGGAAAAATGGTTGCGAAAACTATATAATTACCGTCAAAGATATTATCAAGAGTAA
- the LOC120770189 gene encoding uncharacterized protein LOC120770189, whose protein sequence is MRVTKSDISLELECWVEELSPAQLAAYEKVTNEHNAIKNALKSALTSNEGRELFNGQVFQAYSFKGKVLQELKEATLPPKKPAKVDAPTTPVGGTRGGARKRPSNFVYLESSDEEEDDVPLAKRIAVAAGKKGLTPVAIGTPGNVTKGAKGQKGLQPPTSPGTIGKGGKAGSSGKATTSSKGDKGASPTTPPTNFKPSEISSVGGLVIGTDGKDGKDGKDQGKETKLQGKTFPSLVVLAKPWLKVKDMSSTRSKLDSKVKLVLMLTPNKFTEWLIQEGLLKAEQKCANHRSYELKLGVYSDATKFPYTGGYVWISECCPMRFVSVFHGSIFEGAPHPPSCILKLIYHWSCQTNIQNVVQWVKVDNVYIKGVYTWLRAICTLAVHQKCKKLGGPERFVEVGVISLGTTSQDGQQRQVKVEVLGVLDYAEKTIRLRAVEPVSDADRNYKKRFQTILEPLQRWVHKDSVICIDLTVDKMTLYSMGFKNIIQAAATDSSAKHTNSAVMDYLRRIVPRMFQNTLSLLSRQMIQQFLDELVWREQFGTYALQAFNNITSHIAEQTRMNTNETLTQRLYQVATNPFKDWSVLPANYRETPANTTPKRLKKPINEADYVQPEKVNLKSIKKEKPDTPRHDTSSPVTSGRRGRHAAAAAAADDDYKPEPKKSSAKNSSSSTSKAQPASKSSSSKHHASIAKSEPTSSKKLLAEAKVKKEKDLEDDLKGIEELYYGVRDGLDVNFENFPYKNDAGAVVEATNVDCPICDLTESFDSNEKLQTHLVSHIIADKDHQFQCLFCLDKHPSESVLTKHNQIMHPLETKSAASASYHCLICQQRFNSLHHLTVHLQKMHNMLELPYVCQACGYRSSSHRDAVRHFYDDHKSQNFLQCPFCLDIFRFSYKGHVSVSNIENYYMHLRAHLHKKDIQLRCQKCALSFIEKGALKQHSANHHTSLLKSTQKVLPLLANSMLIAPPKIRSHHREPLLYTVVSKLGEFFAFIDGSICAECNSEILSEEHFSGVLKCNKCNYKSCCERAVFEHAAECSGGSVAHEVMELPLPNEMHCICGFSTSIGNKMAHHLATCGQKSAYASVEAAQENTVKRNMLDMLGLVRRDGESGAEGDEPIGEQANDTATESVVNAAVEPTELQAPQAAMDTDTVQPIQFGDMETSPILDGQNVQQEQQPPQQQQAPSTLDNTGVVDQQAATAYSSHMVDSGDVQAAQYHIGFGQPEQQHALNTSDIDMPLIGELADPNPPATPQFLGEVHTPMFDAVAAAEQQHYHQMMQQQQQQQHHHNQQQ, encoded by the exons ATGCGAGTAACGAAAAGTGATATAAGCTTAGAATTAGAATGCTGGGTTGAGGAATTATCCCCAGCACAATTAGCTGCATACGAGAAAGTGACCAATGAGcataatgcaattaaaaatgcACTAAAATCAGCATTGACTAGCAATGAGGGTCGTGAGCTTTTCAATGGCCAGGTATTTCAGGCGTATTCATTTAAGGGTAAAGTTTTACAGGAATTAAAAGAGGCCACATTACCACCAAAAAAACCCGCTAAAGTTGATGCACCTACTACGCCAGTGGGCGGTACACGCGGTGGTGCGCGTAAACGTCCATCTAACTTTGTATATTTAGAATCTTCGGATGAAGAGGAAGACGATGTGCCATTAGCGAAGCGCATTGCAGTAGCTGCAGGCAAAAAGGGGTTAACGCCGGTCGCTATTGGCACACCTGGAAACGTTACAAAGGGAGCTAAAGGTCAAAAGGGCCTGCAGCCCCCTACTTCGCCAGGCACAATTGGTAAAGGTGGAAAAGCTGGTTCAAGCggaaaagcaacaacatcaaGTAAAGGTGATAAAGGCGCATCACCTACAACCCCGCCAACAAATTTCAAGCCATCAGAAATTAGTTCCGTCGGCGGTTTGGTTATCGGTACGGATGGTAAAGATGGAAAGGACGGTAAAGACCAAGGTAAAGAAACTAAACTTCAAGGCAAAACATTTCCATCTTTGGTGGTGTTGGCCAAACCTTGGCTCAAAGTTAAAGATATGTCAAGTACACGTAGCAAATTGGATTCAAAGGTAAAGTTGGTGCTGATGTTGACACCAAATAAATTTACTGAATGGCTTATACAAGAGGGTCTGTTAAAAGCAGAGCAAAAGTGCGCTAATCATCGCTCATATGAGTTAAAATTGG gtGTTTATTCTGATGCCACAAAGTTTCCCTACACCGGTGGTTATGTTTGGATTAGTGAATGCTGTCCAATGCGTTTTGTTTCTGTATTTCACGGTTCCATATTTGAAGGTGCACCACACCCACCATCATGCATACTCAAACTAATTTATCATTGGTCTTGTCAGACAAATATACAAAACGTCGTACAGTGGGTTAAGGTAGACAATGTCTATATAAAGGGTGTTTATACGTGGCTTCGTGCAATTTGCACATTAGCAGTgcatcaaaaatgtaaaaagctAGGCGGACCAGAACGATTTGTGGAG gTTGGTGTTATCTCGTTGGGCACCACATCGCAGGATGGTCAACAACGTCAAGTGAAAGTTGAAGTTTTAGGCGTTCTGGATTATGCAGAGAAAACCATACGACTACGTGCCGTCGAACCGGTATCCGATGCTGATCGCAATTATAAAAAACGTTTTCAGACTATACTGGAGCCGTTGCAACGTTGGGTGCACAAAGACAGTGTTATTTGCATTGATTTAACTGTGGATAAAATGACACTATACTCCATGGGCTTTAAAAACATCATACAAGCTGCCGCAACCGATAGCTCTGCCAAGCACACAAACTCCGCCGTAATGGATTACTTACGTCGCATTGTGCCACGTATGTTCCAGAATACCTTATCCCTGCTGTCGCGTCAGATGATCCAACAATTTTTGGATGAATTGGTTTGGCGTGAACAATTCGGCACATATGCATTGCAGGCTTTCAACAACATAACCTCACATATAGCAGAGCAGACACGTATGAACACCAACGAAACGCTCACGCAACGCTTGTATCAG gttGCAACGAATCCCTTCAAGGATTGGAGCGTGCTGCCAGCAAATTATCGAGAGACGCCAGCAAATACAACACCGAAACGGTTGAAAAAAC CCATAAACGAAGCTGATTACGTTCAACCGGAAAAAGTCAACTTGAAGTCTATTAAGAAGGAGAAACCCGATACACCACGTCATGACACTTCATCGCCCGTTACAAGTGGTCGTCGCGGACGTCACgcagcagctgctgctgctgctgatgatgaTTACAAACCAGAACCGAAAAAATCCTCGGCAAAAAATAGTAGCTCATCAACTAGCAAAGCGCAACCAGCGTCAAAGTCCTCATCCTCTAAACATCATGCATCTATCGCTAAGTCCGAGCCCACTTCTAGCAAGAAACTGCTTGCCGAGGCCaaggtaaaaaaagaaaaggatCTTGAGGACGATTTAAAGGGTATTGAGGAATTGTACTATGGCGTACGCGATGGTTTGGatgtaaatttcgaaaattttccttacaagaatgACGCTGGCGCTGTTGTTGAGGCCACCAATGTTGATTGCCCCATTTGCGATCTTACTGAGTCATTCGATTCCAATGAGAAATTACAAACACATTTGGTCTCACATATTATTGCCGATAAGGATCATCAGTTCCAATGTCTATTCTGTCTGGATAAGCATCCCAGCGAGTCGGTACTCACTAAACACAATCAAATTATGCATCCACTCGAAACGAAGTCAGCTGCGTCAGCTTCTTATCACTGTTTAATTTGCCAGCAACGCTTCAATTCGTTGCATCATTTAACGGTGCATTTGCAGAAGATGCATAATATGTTGGAATTGCCATATGTTTGTCAGGCATGTGGCTATCGTTCATCGTCGCACCGTGATGCAGTCCGTCATTTCTATGATGATCATAAAAGTCAGAATTTCTTGCAATGTCCATTCTGTTTGGAT ATTTTCCGTTTCTCCTACAAAGGACATGTTAGCGTTTCCAACATTGAAAACTATTATATGCATCTTCGTGCTCATCTTCATAAGAAGGATATACAGTTGCGTTGTCAAAAGTGTGCGCTCAGCTTTATCGAAAAGG GTGCATTAAAGCAGCACTCGGCCAATCATCACACTAGCCTTTTGAAGAGCACACAAAAGGTGCTGCCACTGCTCGCCAACTCTATGCTTATTGCACCACCGAAG ATACGCAGTCATCATCGCGAACCACTACTCTACACCGTAGTTTCGAAACTCGGCGAGTTCTTTGCATTCATTGACGGTTCCATTTGTGCGGAGTGTAACTCTGAAATTCTAAGTGAAGAGCATTTCAG TGGCGTTttgaaatgcaataaatgtAATTACAAATCGTGTTGTGAACGTGCTGTCTTCGAGCATGCGGCCGAGTGCAGCGGCGGTAGTGTGGCGCACGAAGTTATGGAATTGCCACTACCAAATGAAATGCATTGTATTTGCGGTTTCTCCACATCGATTGGCAATAAGATGGCACATCATTTGGCCACATGTGGTCAAAAATCGGCATATGCCTCAGTGGAGGCTGCCCAAGAGAACACCGTCAAACGCAATATGTTAGATATGCTGGGTTTGGTGCGACGCGATGGTGAATCTGGTGCCGAAGGTGATGAACCAATTGGCGAACAAGCCAACGACACTGCAACCGAATCTGTAGTTAACGCGGCGGTAGAACCAACCGAATTGCAAGCACCACAAGCGGCAATGGACACCGATACAGTGCAACCCATACAATTCGGTGACATGGAGACCAGTCCTATATTGGATGGCCAAAATGTACAGCAAGAGCAGCAGCCGCCGCAGCAGCAACAAGCGCCGTCTACACTCGACAACACAGGCGTTGTGGATCAGCAAGCCGCCACGGCTTATAGCAGTCATATGGTTGATAGTGGCGATGTGCAGGCGGCACAATATCACATTGGTTTTGGACAGCCAGAGCAACAACATGCGCTCAATACATCTGATATTGATATGCCGTTAATTGGTGAGTTGGCCGATCCAAATCCGCCAGCAACGCCACAATTTTTAGGTGAAGTGCACACGCCTATGTTTGATGCGGTGGCAGCTGCTGAGCAACAGCACTATCATCAAATgatgcagcagcagcaacagcagcagcaccaTCATAACCAACAGCAATGA
- the LOC120770190 gene encoding nischarin, protein MSCYFRQNGDTHVTIPKYIESSTGVVYYDIKVRVHQVEWLVERRYRDFAQLHDKLVDEIAISKKLLPPKKLVGNKNPAFLEQRREQLEKYMQELLVFFRIQLPRVLAEFLDFNKYDIVYLLQDLAKLFNESGSTLLSSKKAFNFSALEIYAISERLCLPCPPENIEQRGRFDFSHVLDFCTQLEVLIVTPVKDNTTFSNDYNTVDVPIERSNIIPKNLRFTLNAFRNVKVLKFHGLSTENIVDIALLKPTVQTICVHSTTMTHINQILMCDNIHRDTVAAITTTAPDAISYTSNSSAAAQSLSNSSCCTDAPITVNLPYMKTDWANLADLDLTGNLLTQIDASVRTAPKLRTLVLDQNRIRAVQNLAELSQLQTLSLSVNLIAECIDWHLELGNLVTLNLAQNRLKKLSGLRKLLSLVNLDLSCNLIDDLEEVDCVARLPILETLRLTGNPIAGSVDYRPRVLSRFHERAAEISLDSERGTQKELDTALVLSALHISKMRQLSSGGQR, encoded by the exons ATGTCCTGTTACTTCCGACAAAACGGCGATACACACGTAACTATACCAAAATATATAGAATCGTCCACTGGTGTTGTGTATTATGATATCAAAGTGCGCGTACATCAGGTGGAGTGGCTTGTAGAACGACGTTATCGCGATTTCGCGCAGCTGCATGATAAATTAGTTGATGAAATcgcaatatcaaaaaaattactacCGCCAAAAAAG CTGGTAGGCAACAAAAACCCTGCATTTCTAGAGCAACGACGTGAACAGTTGGAGAAATATATGCAAGAATTGCTTGTATTCTTTCGCATACAATTACCGCGTGTGTTGGCAGAATTCCTGGATTTTAATAAATACGACATAGTATACTTGCTGCAGGACTTGGCAAAATTGTTCAATGAATCGGGTAGCACGCTTTTGAGCTCGAAAAAAGCATTTAACTTCTCTGCGCTAGAG ATTTATGCGATAAGTGAACGCTTGTGCCTGCCTTGCCCCCCGGAGAATATCGAACAACGCGGTAGATTTGATTTTTCGCATGTGCTTGATTTTTGTACACAACTGGAGGTGCTCATTGTGACGCCAGTTAAA GATAATACTACCTTTAGCAACGATTACAATACGGTGGATGTACCCATCGAACGTAGTAATATTATACCCAAAAACCTCCGTTTTACACTCAATGCATTCCGTAACGTTAAGGTACTCAAATTCCATGGTCTGTCCACGGAGAACATAGTCGATATTGCGTTACTAAAGCCAACTGTGCAAACTATCTGCGTACATAGCACAACCATGACACACATCAATCAGATACTTATGTGTGATAACATACACAGAGATACAGTTGcggctataacaacaacagcgccagaTGCTATCTCCTACACTTCGAATAGTTCGGCGGCAGCACAATCATTGTCGAACAGTAGCTGCTGCACTGATGCACCCATTACAGTCAACTTACCATACATGAAAACCGATTGGGCTAATCTCGCTGATCTCGATTTGACCGGCAACCTACTAACACAAATTGACGCCAGTGTACGTACAGCGCCGAAACTACGTACACTAGTATTAGATCAGAATCGTATACGCGCCGTACAGAATCTCGCTGAACTCTCACAGTTGCAGACACTATCGCTGTCGGTAAATCTAATAGCTGAATGCATTGATTGGCATCTAGAATTAGGTAATTTGGTGACGTTGAACTTAGCGCAGAATCGTTTAAAAAAGCTAAGTGGGCTGCGTAAGTTACTTTCATTGGTAAATTTGGATTTGAGTTGTAATCTAATTGACGATCTCGAGGAAGTGGATTGCGTGGCGCGTCTGCCGATATTAGAGACCCTACGTTTGACCGGTAATCCAATAGCGGGCAGTGTTG ATTATCGTCCACGCGTATTGTCACGCTTCCACGAGCGCGCCGCTGAAATCTCACTCGATAGCGAACGTGGCACACAGAAGGAGCTCGACACAGCGCTGGTGCTGTCAGCGTTGCATATATCGAAAATGCGTCAATTGAGTAGTGGTGGCCAGCGTTAG
- the LOC120772594 gene encoding Golgi pH regulator codes for MAFLEDCIIVFVSQILFFTGGWLFFMKQLFKNYEIRHISVQLIFSVCFALSLTMFELIIFEILGVLESSSRYFHWRLGLTLLLLMVIAVIPLYILYSVIHSLSFVSDKAVRIMTVLCWFVFLYGLWKIGDPFPLLSVSHGIFTIEQGVSRIGVIGVTVMAVLSGFGAVNCPYQSMTYFIKPVSQSDIINLERRLQLTVDMIVAKKKRIALEMHRRKKETQNKKGLWNILSSAVNRLDSSGQDIGQLRLEIYGLEELMRQLFMEINSMKNMQERQRWSQTLQGKYFNVLGHFFSIYCLYKIFICTVNIIFDRVGRKDPVTRGLEIAVHWCGFDIDLAFWNQHISFLLVGCIVVTSIRGLLLTLTKFFYRISSSKSSNIIVLIMAQIMGMYFCSSVLLMRMNLPAEYRVIITEVLGSLHFNFYHRWFDVIFLVSALSTILVLYLSQKPKYDASID; via the exons ATGGCATTTTTGGAAGACTGTATAATCGTGTTCGTATCACAG ATCCTGTTCTTTACCGGAGGCtggttattttttatgaaacaaCTATTTAAGAATTATGAAATACGACACATTTCCGTACAACTCATATTCTCGGTGTGCTTTGCACTCTCGCTCACAATGTTTGAGTTGATAATATTCGAGATTTTGGGCGTGCTAGAATCAAGTTCGCGTTATTTCCACTGGCGACTAGGTTTAACGCTGTTACTACTCATGGTAATAGCTGTCATACcactatacattttatattccGTGATACATAGTTTATCTTTTG TATCTGACAAAGCGGTGCGTATAATGACCGTACTCTGTTGGTTCGTATTTCTATATGGCTTATGGAAAATTGGTGATCCCTTTCCACTGCTTAGCGTTTCACATGGAATTTTCACCATCGAACAAGGCGTATCACGTATTGGCGTAATTGGTGTCACCGTGATGGCTGTACTCTCTGGCTTTGGTGCGGTCAATTGTCCATACCAAAGCATGACTTATTTTATAAA ACCTGTTTCGCAAAGTGatattataaatttagaaaGGCGCTTGCAGCTAACCGTCGATATGATTGTAGCGAAAAAGAAGCGTATTGCGCTGGAAATGCACCGGCGCAAGAAAGAAACTCAGAACAAGAAAGGTTTATGGAATATATTAAGTTCGGCTGTTAATCGTTTAGATAGTAGTGGCCAAG ATATTGGCCAACTGCGTTTAGAGATCTACGGTTTAGAAGAACTGATGCGCCAGCTGTTCATGGAAATCAATTCTATGAAAAATATGCAAGAACGGCAAAGGTGGTCGCAAACGCTGCAgggcaaatattttaatgttttgggACACTTCTTCAGCATATACTGTCTGTATAAGATTTTTATT TGTACAGTTAATATTATATTCGACCGTGTGGGTCGTAAAGATCCTGTGACACGTGGTCTGGAGATTGCCGTGCATTGGTGTGGCTTCGATATAGATCTTGCCTTCTGGAATCAACATATATCCTTTTTACTTGTTGGCTGTATTGTTGTGACGTCTATACGTGGTTTGCTGCTGACTTTGACGAAG TTTTTCTACAGAATATCGTCTAGTAAATCATCAAATATTATAGTGTTAATAATGGCGCAAATAATGGGCATGTACTTCTGCTCCTCAGTCCTACTGATGCGTATGAACTTGCCTGCCGAATATCGTGTTATTATCACAGAAGTTCTGGGAAGTCTGCATTTTAATTTCTATCATCGTTGGTTTGATGTTATATTCCTCGTTAGTGCACTGAGCACTATATTAGTTCTATATCTATCGCAGAAACCGAAATATGATGCCAGCATAGATTAG